From one Marmota flaviventris isolate mMarFla1 chromosome 1, mMarFla1.hap1, whole genome shotgun sequence genomic stretch:
- the Ewsr1 gene encoding RNA-binding protein EWS isoform X3, with protein MASTDYSTYSQAAAQQGYSAYTAQPTQGYAQTTQAYGQQSYGTYGQPTDVSYTQAQTTATYGQTAYATSYGQPPTGYTTPTAPQAYSQPVQGYGTGAYDTTTATVTTTQASYAAQSAYGTQPAYPGYGQQPAATAPARPQDGNKPAETSQPQSSTGGYNQPSLGYGQSNYSYPQVPGSYPMQPVTAPPSYPPTSYSSTQPTSYDQSSYSQQNTYGQPSSYGQQSSYGQQSSYGQQPPTSYPPQTGSYSQAPSQYSQQSSSYGQQSSFRQDHPSSMGVYGQESGGFSGPGENRSMSGPDNRGRGRGGFDRGGMSRGGRGGGRGGMGLQSESLVYTSILKKYPYSVLSRQHNEKWD; from the exons atggcGTCCACGG ATTACAGTACCTACAGCCAAGCTGCAGCCCAGCAGGG CTACAGTGCTTACACCGCCCAGCCAACTCAAGGATATGCACAGACCACCCAG GCATATGGGCAACAAAGCTATGGAACTTATGGACAGCCTACTGATGTCAGCTATACCCAGGCTCAGACCACTGCCACCTATGGGCAGACTGCATATGCAACTTCTTATGGACAGCCTCCCACTG GTTATACTACCCCAACTGCCCCCCAGGCATACAGCCAGCCTGTCCAGGGGTACGGCACTGGTGCTTATGACACCACCACCGCTACCGTCACCACCACCCAGGCCTCCTATGCAGCCCAGTCTGCATATGGGACTCAGCCTGCTTACCCTGGCTATGGGCAACAGCCAGCAGCCACTGCACCTGCAAG aCCACAGGATGGTAACAAGCCTGCTGAGACTAGTCAACCTCAGTCTAGCACAGGGGGTTATAACCAGCCCAGCCTAGGATACGGACAGAGTAACTACAGTTATCCCCAGGTTCCTGGGAGCTACCCCATGCAGCCAGTTACCGCGCCTCCATCCTATCCTCCTACCAG ctATTCCTCTACACAGCCGACTAGTTATGATCAGAGCAGTTACTCTCAGCAGAACACCTATGGGCAACCGAGCAGCTATGGACAGCAGAGTAGCTATGGTCAACAAAGCAGCTATGGGCAGCAGCCTCCCACTAGTTACCCCCCCCAGACTGGATCCTACAGCCAGGCTCCAAGTCAATATAGCCAACAGAGCAGCAGCTACGGGCAGCAGA GTTCATTCCGACAGGACCACCCCAGTAGCATGGGTGTTTATGGGCAGGAGTCTGGAGGATTTTCCGGACCAGGAGAGAACCGGAGCATGAGTGGCCCTGATAACCGGGGCAGGGGAAGAGGGGGATTTGATCGTGGAGGCATGAGCAGAGGTGGGCGGGGAGGAGGACGCGGTGGAATGGG GTTACAAAGTGAGAGCCTTGTATACACTTCAATACTTAAAAAGTACCCGTACTCAGTACTCAGCCGGCAGCATAATGAAAAGTGGGACTAG
- the Rhbdd3 gene encoding rhomboid domain-containing protein 3 produces MHAREPPGLLSPALPLASSVLMLLMSSLWLVGAGPSLTLAPELLLDPWQVHRLLTHALGHTALPGLLLSLLLLLALGWRQECHLGTLRFLHASALLSLATGLLAVLLAGLGMSSAAGSCGYMPVHLAMLAGQGHCPRYSQGLLPPWLLPWLLLALTPLLSSEPPFLQLLCGLLAGLAYAARALRWLEPSEQRLQVMQESILCRTLARCWPLRLLPAPGSLAELPVTLPAGARSAVPGPPYQVSPPPWSHGDGTAQLPPGPGPVQLTWEDLEVGLDWAGSRFPPGAPMWAVLDEQMLQEGIQASLLGRPVEETQSPLWLPKSSVSSLRLQQLERMGFPTEQAVVALAATGRVEGAVSLLVEGQVDTAPLVTQEEAAAHCKGPGPP; encoded by the exons ATGCATGCCAGGGAACCCCCTGGCCTATTGTCTCCAGCACTGCCTCTTGCCTCCTCTGTCCTCATGCTGCTGATGAGCAGCCTGTGGCTGGTGGGGGCCGGCCCCAGCCTGACCCTGGCCCCGGAGCTGCTGCTGGACCCCTGGCAGG TGCACCGGCTGCTGACCCATGCCCTGGGCCACACGGCCCTGCCTGGCCTGCTCCTGAGCCTGCTGCTCCTGCTTGCCCTGGGCTGGCGGCAGGAGTGCCACCTGGGCACACTACGATTCCTGCACGCCTCTGCCCTGCTCTCCCTAGCCACTGGGCTGCTGGCTGTGCTGCTGGCAGGCCTTGGGATGTCCAGTGCAGCTGGTAGCTGTGGATACATGCCTGTCCACCTGGCCATGCTGGCAGGGCAAGGTCACTGCCCTAGATATTCCCAGGGGCTGCTGCCACCGTGGTTGCTGCCATGGCTGCTGCTTGCCCTGACCCCCCTGCTCAGCTCCGAGCCACCCTTCCTGCAGCTCCTTTGTGGCCTCCTTGCTGGCTTGGCCT ATGCTGCCAGAGCCTTAAGGTGGCTGGAGCCCTCGGAGCAGCGCCTACAGGTGATGCAGGAGAGCATCTTGTGCAGGACCCTGGCTAGGTGCTGGCCTTTGAGGCTTCTTCCCGCCCCAGGCAGCCTGGCTGAGCTGCCTGTCACCCTTCCTGCTGGAGCGAG GTCTGCTGTCCCTGGACCTCCTTACCAAGTCTCCCCTCCGCCCTGGTCCCATGGCGATGGCACAGCCCAGCTCCCGCCAGGCCCGGGGCCTGTGCAGCTGACCTGGGAGGACCTGGAGGTGGGCCTGGATTGGGCTGGGTCCCGCTTCCCCCCAGGGGCCCCGATGTGGGCCGTCCTGGATGAGCAGATGCTGCAGGAGGGGATTCAGGCCTCACTGCTTGGCAGGCCAGTTGAGGAGACCCAAAGCCCACTGTGGCTGCCCaagtcctcagtgtcctctctgCG GCTGCAGCAGTTGGAGCGCATGGGCTTCCCCACAGAGCAGGCAGTGGTGGCACTGGCAGCCACAGGCCGTGTGGAGGGTGCTGTGTCACTGCTTGTTGAGGGGCAGGTGGACACTGCGCCCCTGGTGACCCAGGAGGAGGCGGCTGCCCACTGCAAGGGCCCTGGGCCTCCCTAA